In Candidatus Methylomirabilota bacterium, one genomic interval encodes:
- a CDS encoding 2-isopropylmalate synthase, translated as MGKRITIFDTTLRDGEQAPGCSMNTREKLEMARQLARLKVDVIEAGFAIASEDDFEAVKTIAQHVKGGPIIASLCRTREPDIDRAWEALQYADRARIHIFIATSEIHITYKLKSTQEEVLQAAVTAVKHARRYTDDVEFSPEDAHRSEQDYLCKVVEEVIKAGATTINIPDTVGYGLPWEFGARIKDLFDRVPNIDKAVISCHCHNDLGLAVANSLEAVRNGARQVECTINGIGERAGNASLEEIVMALRTRRDLLDFETGINTEEIYRSSKLLTSIIGVPVQPNKAIVGANAFAHEAGVHQHGMLQKPLTYEIMTPESVGVPRSRLVLGKHSGRHAFKKRLEELGVMLPEEAVNRAFVRFKVVADKKKEVFDDDLLAIVEEEALAAGETYTLEHLQFTSGTNLVPTATIRLKREHEIFQESGWGDGPVDAAYKAIDQITKVQGRLADYSIRAITGGKDALGEVVVKLEVDGHTVIGKGSSTDVIEASVRAYLNAVNKIVGAGRPPKDTTAPRGL; from the coding sequence ATGGGGAAACGGATCACCATCTTTGATACGACGCTTCGGGACGGCGAGCAGGCGCCGGGTTGCAGCATGAATACCCGGGAGAAGCTGGAGATGGCCCGGCAACTGGCGCGTCTAAAGGTGGACGTGATTGAGGCCGGCTTTGCCATCGCCTCTGAAGACGACTTTGAGGCAGTCAAGACGATCGCCCAACATGTCAAGGGCGGGCCGATTATCGCCAGCCTCTGCCGGACACGTGAACCTGATATCGACCGCGCATGGGAGGCGCTGCAGTATGCCGATCGCGCGAGGATTCATATCTTCATTGCGACATCTGAGATCCACATTACCTACAAGCTGAAATCGACGCAGGAGGAGGTATTGCAGGCCGCCGTTACGGCAGTGAAGCACGCCAGGCGGTATACCGATGACGTTGAGTTTTCACCGGAGGACGCGCATCGGAGCGAGCAGGATTATCTCTGCAAGGTTGTCGAGGAGGTGATCAAGGCCGGCGCCACCACCATCAATATTCCCGATACAGTCGGCTACGGCCTCCCATGGGAGTTCGGCGCCAGGATCAAGGATCTCTTTGATCGGGTCCCCAACATCGACAAGGCGGTGATCAGTTGCCACTGTCATAACGATCTCGGGCTGGCGGTGGCCAACTCGTTGGAGGCGGTGAGAAACGGCGCGAGACAGGTGGAATGTACGATCAATGGGATCGGCGAGCGTGCCGGCAACGCCTCATTGGAAGAGATCGTGATGGCGCTGCGGACGCGAAGGGATTTGCTCGACTTCGAGACCGGCATCAACACGGAGGAGATCTATCGATCCAGCAAGCTCCTCACCAGCATCATCGGAGTCCCTGTTCAGCCGAACAAGGCGATCGTGGGCGCCAACGCCTTTGCGCATGAGGCGGGCGTCCATCAGCACGGCATGCTGCAGAAGCCGCTCACCTACGAAATTATGACCCCGGAATCGGTTGGGGTCCCTCGGAGTCGACTGGTTCTGGGCAAACACTCCGGCCGGCACGCGTTCAAGAAGCGGCTGGAAGAGCTGGGCGTCATGCTGCCAGAGGAGGCCGTCAACCGGGCCTTTGTGCGGTTCAAGGTCGTCGCCGATAAGAAGAAAGAGGTGTTCGACGACGACCTGTTGGCTATTGTCGAGGAGGAGGCGCTCGCGGCCGGTGAGACCTATACCCTGGAGCACCTGCAGTTTACCAGCGGGACCAACCTCGTTCCCACGGCGACCATACGGCTCAAGCGCGAGCACGAGATCTTCCAGGAATCGGGCTGGGGTGACGGCCCGGTCGATGCCGCCTATAAGGCGATCGACCAGATCACGAAGGTCCAGGGGCGGCTGGCCGATTATTCGATCAGGGCGATCACCGGTGGAAAGGACGCACTGGGCGAGGTCGTCGTCAAGCTGGAGGTGGATGGCCACACCGTCATCGGCAAGGGGAGTTCGACCGACGTCATCGAGGCCAGTGTGAGGGCGTACCTGAATGCGGTCAACAAGATTGTCGGCGCCGGGCGACCGCCGAAGGACACGACGGCGCCACGTGGACTGTAA
- the pssA gene encoding CDP-diacylglycerol--serine O-phosphatidyltransferase — protein MKRGRRRRGVYLLPSLLTITGMLCGVYAIVAVHNDDYTRAAVAILVALILDGLDGAVARLTNSQSEFGVQLDSLADLVSFGVAPAILSYAWAIKPYTKMGWLFGSVIPTALFVSSGAFRLARFNVQTQALDKRYFVGLPIPAAAAVIASFVLFMRESPSLVLFEHELLSDRMTSALMIVIVYALSFLMVSRLRYRSLKGIEIKKRQPFALLFGLTVGVLVVASAPSLVAFLFFSLYALFGVIRLIPLIQRRLPQPLEQAAGGKGGT, from the coding sequence CTGCTGACCATCACCGGGATGCTGTGCGGGGTCTACGCGATCGTGGCCGTCCACAACGACGACTACACGCGCGCGGCGGTCGCGATCCTTGTGGCCCTGATCCTGGACGGCCTTGACGGTGCGGTCGCCCGGTTGACCAACAGCCAAAGCGAGTTCGGCGTACAGCTCGATTCCTTGGCAGACCTGGTCTCATTCGGCGTCGCGCCGGCCATCCTCTCGTACGCGTGGGCGATTAAACCGTATACCAAAATGGGATGGCTGTTCGGCTCAGTGATCCCGACGGCACTGTTCGTATCAAGCGGCGCCTTCAGGTTGGCGCGCTTTAACGTGCAGACGCAAGCACTCGATAAGCGCTATTTTGTCGGCCTCCCGATTCCCGCGGCTGCGGCGGTGATTGCCTCCTTCGTACTGTTCATGCGAGAGTCGCCGTCGCTGGTCCTGTTTGAGCATGAGTTGTTGTCCGATCGCATGACATCCGCGCTCATGATCGTGATCGTCTATGCGCTGTCGTTTCTGATGGTCAGCCGGCTCCGTTACCGCAGCCTTAAAGGGATCGAGATCAAGAAGCGTCAACCGTTCGCGCTGCTGTTCGGTTTGACGGTGGGAGTGCTGGTTGTTGCGTCAGCGCCGAGCTTGGTGGCCTTTTTGTTCTTTTCGCTGTATGCGTTATTCGGTGTGATTCGACTGATTCCACTGATCCAACGACGGCTGCCGCAGCCGCTGGAGCAGGCCGCGGGCGGGAAGGGTGGAACATAG